DNA from Candidatus Angelobacter sp.:
AGAGGGCACGGGTTCAATTCCCGTCATTCGGCTTAATAAAAATTCTATTTATGGCAAAGGAAATTTTTAAACGAAATAAGCCAAATTTTACGACAGGTGGGATAGGACATGTAGATCATGGAAAATCCACAACGGCAACTGCTATTACTGTGGTTTTAGCTGAAGAAGGATTAGCGCAAGCAAAGAGTTTTGAAGAAATCGATAATGCTCCAGAAGAAAAAGCTCGAGGAATTACGATAAATACTACTCATATAGAATTCGAAACAAAAAAACGTCATTATACTCATGTAGATTGTCCGGGACATGCAGATTATATAAAGAATATGGTTACAGGTGCGGCTCAAATGGATGGCGCAATACTTGTTGTATCAGCAACTGAAGGCCCAATGCCTCAAACAAGAGAGCATATATTGCTTGCACGTCAAGTTGGAGTTCCTGCAATTATTCCTTTTATCAATAAAACAGACATGGTAAATGATCCAGAAATTCTGGAATTGGTCGAAATGGAAATACGAGAATTGTTATCCAGATATGACTATGATGGAGATAATGTACCCATAATTAAAGGATCTGCTTTAGGTGCTCTTAATGGAGACCCTAAATGGAAAGAAAAAATTTGGGAACTTGTTCAGTCAGTTGATGATTACATGCCTGAACCCGTTAGAAATATAGATAAACCTTTCTTGTTACCTGTAGAAGATGTATTTACTATAACAGGAAGGGGGACGGTTTGTACAGGGAGAGTTGAAACTGGTATCTGTAAAATAGGGGATACCGTCGAGCTTATAGGTTTGAATGCAGAAAAATTATCTACAACAGTAACAGGAATAGAAATGCATAGAAAAATTCTAGAAAATGCTCAAGCTGGAGATAATGTAGGGCTTCTATTACGTGGAGTAAATAAAGAACAAGTATGTCGTGGAATGGTAATTGCTGTACCTGGATCTATAACACCTCATTGCCTATTCATCGCAGAAGTTTATATTCTTACCAAAGAAGAAGGAGGTAGGCATACTCCATTTCATAACAATTATAGACCTCAATTTTATTTCAGAACAACAGATGTTACTGGAGAAGTTACCCTACCCAAAGGAGTAGAAATGGTTATTCCTGGGGATAATCTCTCAATTGAGGTCAGATTACACCATACTGTTGCACTAAATGAAGGACTTAGATTTGCTATCCGTGAAGGTGGTAGGACAGTAGGGGCAGGACAAGTAACAAAAATTTTGAAATAGTAATAACGGGTGTAGCTTAGTTGGTAAAGCACCGGTCTCCAAAACCGGGTTACGTAAGTTCGAATCTTACCACCTGTGCATTTATTCCATCTTTTATGAAAAAAATAAAAAACTTCATATTAGGAATATATGAAGAATTCATCGAAAATGTAACTTTGCCAAAATGGAATAAATTATATTATTTTGTTTTAAAAATATCTATTTCTACAATTTTTTTCTCTTTTATCTTACATTTTATAGATGAAATATTTATCTGGATTCTCCAAAAACTTTTTTAACATATTTTCAGAATGACTTTTAAATTTAAAAAAGTAATAAAAAGGCTTAGGATAGAAAAAATAATTGGAGGATCTGCGAATCCTTCTCCTCCAATTGGGCCTATTTTGGGAAGTTCTGGTGTGAATATTATGGAATTTTGTAAACAATTCAATTCTCGTACTAAAGAGAGAAAAGGACAAATTTGTCCTGTCGTAATTTTTGTTTTTGAGGATAAAACTTTTGATTTTGTAATAAAAAAACCTCCAATATCACTTCTTCTTTTAGAAGCAGTAAAACTGAAGAAAGGCTCTAAAGAGCCTAATAGATATAAAATAGGGGAAATTGACTGGAATCAGGTAAAAAAAATTGCTGAAATAAAAATGTCTGATTTAAATTGTTTTACGCTTAAATCAGCTATGTCTATGATAAAGGGTACAGCAAGATCCATGGGGATTGAAATAAACTAAAACGTGAAAAAGATATCTAAAAAGCAAAAGGAAATACGGAAAAAGATAGATTTTTATAAGCAATATAATCTTGAAGAAGCATCTAAATTAGTTAAAAAAACGTCTTTTGTTAGATTTAATGCTTCAGTAGATATATCCGTTCGTTTAAGTATTGATACCAAAAAAACTAATCATATGATTAGTGGAGTCGTTTTTCTACCACATGGTAGAGGTAAGAGAATAGATGTATTAGCCTTGGTTCCACCGGAAAAAAACAAGGAAGCTAAAGAATCTGGAGCTGATTATGTAGGTTTAGAAGAATACCTCTCTAAAATTAGAGAAGGATGGGTAGATTTCGATATAATTGTCACTATGCCATCCCTTTTGCCTAAGTTAGGGATATTGGGACGTATTCTTGGACCTAGAGGGTTAATGCCAAATCCTAAATCAGGAACTGTTACTCTATCGCCTGGAAAGGCTATTCGTGAAATAAAATCTGGAAAAATAAATTTCCTATCAGATAGATATGGAATAGTTAATGCAAGCATTGGAAAAGTTTCTTTTTCTACTAAAAAAATTAAAGAGAATGCGCAAG
Protein-coding regions in this window:
- a CDS encoding preprotein translocase subunit SecE; this encodes MKKIKNFILGIYEEFIENVTLPKWNKLYYFVLKISISTIFFSFILHFIDEIFIWILQKLF
- the tuf gene encoding elongation factor Tu, translating into MAKEIFKRNKPNFTTGGIGHVDHGKSTTATAITVVLAEEGLAQAKSFEEIDNAPEEKARGITINTTHIEFETKKRHYTHVDCPGHADYIKNMVTGAAQMDGAILVVSATEGPMPQTREHILLARQVGVPAIIPFINKTDMVNDPEILELVEMEIRELLSRYDYDGDNVPIIKGSALGALNGDPKWKEKIWELVQSVDDYMPEPVRNIDKPFLLPVEDVFTITGRGTVCTGRVETGICKIGDTVELIGLNAEKLSTTVTGIEMHRKILENAQAGDNVGLLLRGVNKEQVCRGMVIAVPGSITPHCLFIAEVYILTKEEGGRHTPFHNNYRPQFYFRTTDVTGEVTLPKGVEMVIPGDNLSIEVRLHHTVALNEGLRFAIREGGRTVGAGQVTKILK
- the rplK gene encoding 50S ribosomal protein L11, with the translated sequence MTFKFKKVIKRLRIEKIIGGSANPSPPIGPILGSSGVNIMEFCKQFNSRTKERKGQICPVVIFVFEDKTFDFVIKKPPISLLLLEAVKLKKGSKEPNRYKIGEIDWNQVKKIAEIKMSDLNCFTLKSAMSMIKGTARSMGIEIN
- the rplA gene encoding 50S ribosomal protein L1, which translates into the protein MKKISKKQKEIRKKIDFYKQYNLEEASKLVKKTSFVRFNASVDISVRLSIDTKKTNHMISGVVFLPHGRGKRIDVLALVPPEKNKEAKESGADYVGLEEYLSKIREGWVDFDIIVTMPSLLPKLGILGRILGPRGLMPNPKSGTVTLSPGKAIREIKSGKINFLSDRYGIVNASIGKVSFSTKKIKENAQVLIQTLNRFKPIKSIYLSNTMGPGISIDPKKI